From Vigna unguiculata cultivar IT97K-499-35 chromosome 5, ASM411807v1, whole genome shotgun sequence, the proteins below share one genomic window:
- the LOC114185920 gene encoding CASP-like protein 4D1, translating to MADSSPSSSTVSRTALILLRVLTFIFLFIALILIAVAKQTDDNTGEKIKFSDFYTYRYMISTIIIGFVYNLLQMGFSIFTVVSGNRVLNGDGGYLFDFFGDKIISYFLISGSSAGFGLTVELRRGAPSNSFTDKAHASASLLLIGFLFTVIASTFTSFALSKKTNS from the exons ATGGCGGATTCCTCACCATCAAGTTCCACAGTTTCAAGAACTGCCCTTATTCTTTTGAGGGTCTTAACCTTCATCTTTCTTTTCATTGCACTAATTCTCATTGCTGTAGCCAAACAAACTGATGATAACACTGGGGAAAAAATCAAGTTCAGTGATTTCTATACCTATAG ATATATGATCTCGACTATAATCATTGGATTTGTGTATAATCTGCTGCAAATGGGGTTCTCAATCTTCACTGTTGTATCAGGGAATCGTGTGTTAAATGGTGATGGTGGTTatctgtttgatttttttggtgACAAG ATAATATCATACTTTCTGATTTCTGGTTCATCTGCTGGATTTGGTTTGACAGTTGAGTTGCGAAGAGGTGCACCCTCCAACTCATTTACTGACAAGGCACACGCTTCAGCAAGTCTTCTTCTGATTGGATTTCTGTTCACTGTCATAGCTTCAACTTTCACTTCCTTTGCTTTGTCAAAGAAAACTAATAGTTAG
- the LOC114185586 gene encoding uncharacterized protein LOC114185586, translated as MSVEILDGATIVNFLQDEEAFSVSVSNRFAYLDTDNDGLLSYAEMLKELQSLRVLETHFGIDVEPDPDELAQVYESLFVQFDHNLNGTIDLDEFKNETRQMLLAMADGLGFVPVQMVLEEDSILKTAVERESYKLPA; from the coding sequence ATGAGTGTAGAAATTTTGGATGGTGCGACCATAGTGAACTTCCTTCAGGATGAGGAAGCATTCAGTGTATCAGTAAGTAACCGTTTTGCTTACCTTGACACAGACAATGATGGCCTTCTCTCGTATGCAGAGATGTTGAAGGAGCTCCAGAGCCTTAGGGTGTTGGAAACCCACTTCGGTATTGATGTGGAGCCAGATCCAGACGAGCTTGCTCAGGTGTATGAATCCTTGTTCGTACAATTCGATCACAACTTGAATGGCACGATTGATCTTGATGAATTCAAGAATGAAACCAGGCAGATGCTGCTTGCCATGGCTGATGGGTTGGGTTTCGTGCCAGTTCAGATGGTCCTGGAAGAAGACAGTATCCTCAAAACAGCTGTTGAAAGGGAGTCCTATAAACTACCTGCTTGA
- the LOC114185581 gene encoding transcription initiation factor TFIID subunit 6-like has product MSIVPKETIEVIAQSIGINTLSPDVALAVAPDVEYRMRQIMQEAIKCMRHSKRTILTADDVDVALNLKNVEPIYGFASGGPLRFKRAVGHRDLFYIDDKDVDLKDVIEASLPRAPLDTAVTCHWLAIEGVQPAIPENAPVEVISAPSDTKNHEQKDDDLPVDIKLPVKHVLSRELQMYFDKVAELTLSESDSALFKEALVSLATDSGLHPLVPYFTCFIADEVSRGLNNFPLLFALMRVVSSLLLNPHIHIEPYLHQLMPSVVTCLVAKRLGSRLADNHWELRDFTANLVASICKRFGHVYSNLQYRLTKTLLNAFLDPKKAMTQHYGAIQGLGALGPNVVRLLLLPNLETYMRLLEPEMLLEKQKNEMKRHEAWRVYGALLRAAGQCIYDRLKMFPTFSTPSPSAVLKTNAKVLTSSSRKRKADPDQSEQQPPLKKAATDGEVGVVPMNSSPVHKQEEAETLASSIDSIIGSSSSAQMKNETSLDGELRSNMGDTQASKTSAALTQVWKDELNSGRVLVSLFDLFGEGILSFIQAPEMYMFL; this is encoded by the exons ATGAGCATTGTTCCCAAAGAGACGATCGAAGTTATAGCGCAGAGCATTGGGATAAACACCTTGTCTCCCGATGTCGCTCTCGCCGTCGCTCCCGATGTCGAATACCGTATGCGCCAGATTATGCAG GAGGCAATTAAGTGCATGCGGCATTCTAAAAGAACCATTCTCACTGCGGATGATGTTGATGTTGCTCTGAACTTGAAGAATGTTGAA CCAATATATGGATTTGCATCTGGTGGTCCTTTGCGGTTCAAAAGAGCTGTTGGACACAGGGACTTGTTTTATATTGACGACAAGGATGTAGATTTAAAAGAT GTTATTGAAGCTTCTTTACCAAGAGCACCTCTTGATACTGCAGTTACATGCCACTGGCTTGCCATTGAAGGTGTGCAACCTGCAATTCCAGAAAATGCTCCTGTAGAAG taatttcagctccttctgatacCAAAAATCATGAGCAGAAAGATGATGACCTTCCAGTTGACATCAAATTGCCTGTTAAGCATGTATTATCCAGAGAGCTTCAG ATGTATTTTGACAAAGTTGCTGAGCTTACTTTGAGTGAGTCTGACTCAGCTCTCTTTAAAGAAGCATTAGTAAGTTTGGCTACTGATTCAGGACTTCATCCACTAGTTCCTTATTTCACATGCTTTATAGCTGATGAG GTTTCGCGTGGTTTGAATAATTTTCCTCTTCTATTTGCCTTGATGCGAGTTGTTAGTAGCCTTCTGCTAAACCCTCACATCCATATTGAACCTTAT CTACACCAGTTGATGCCATCTGTTGTGACCTGCCTCGTTGCTAAAAGGTTGGGCAGTAGGTTGGCAGACAACCACTGGGAACTTAGAGACTTTACGGCTAACCTGGTTGCCTCAATATGCAAAAG GTTTGGACATGTCTATAGTAATCTCCAGTATCGGTTGACTAAAACATTGCTTAATGCATTCTTGGATCCTAAGAAGGCAATGACGCAACACTATGGTGCGATTCAGGGGTTGGGGGCACTGGGACCCAACGTG GTTCGCCTTCTTTTGCTGCCGAACCTTGAGACATATATGCGACTTCTTGAACCAGAGATGCTTCTTGAGAAGcagaaaaatgaaatgaaaaggcATGAAGCTTGGCGTGTTTATGGAGCCTTGCTG CGTGCTGCAGGTCAGTGTATATATGATCGACTAAAGATGTTCCCAACATTTTCAACTCCTTCTCCTAGTGCTGTCTTGAAGACCAATGCAAAAGTTCTTACTTCTTCAtctc GTAAACGCAAGGCAGACCCTGACCAATCGGAACAGCAGCCACCTTTGAAAAAAGCTGCTACCGACGGTGAGGTTGGTGTGGTCCCAATGAATTCCTCACCCGTTCACAAGCAAGAGGAGGCAGAGACTCTAGCTTcttcaattgattcaattattggCTCATCATCTTCTGCACAGATGAAAAATGAGACTTCTTTAGATGGCGAACTTAGAAGTAACATGGGTGATACTCAGGCATCGAAGACATCTGCTGCTCTCACCCAGGTTTGGAAAGACGAGCTTAATTCTGGACGGGTCCTTGTATCACTGTTTGACTTGTTTGGTGAAGGAATTCTTTCCTTCATTCAGGCTCCTGAGATGTATATGTTCTTGTAA
- the LOC114185585 gene encoding CASP-like protein 4D1, with amino-acid sequence MPEMVVNTTPSNSSTASSRTVLLLLRVLTSVFLLIALILIALVKQTDADTGEQIKFSDFYAYRYMISTIIIGFAYNLLQMAFSIFTVVSGNRVLSGNGGYLFDFFGDKVISYFMISGSAAGFGLTVELGRGVPSNSFTDKANASASLLLIGFVFTAIASTFTSFALPKKPN; translated from the exons ATGCCTGAGATGGTCGTGAATACCACACCCTCCAACTCCTCCACAGCTTCATCAAGAACTGTGCTTCTCCTTCTGAGGGTCTTAACCTCTGTGTTCCTTCTCATTGCTCTCATTCTCATCGCCTTAGTCAAACAAACTGATGCAGACACTGGTGAACAAATCAAGTTTAGCGATTTCTATGCTTATCG ATATATGATATCGACGATAATCATTGGATTTGCGTATAACCTGCTGCAAATGGCGTTCTCGATCTTCACTGTGGTATCAGGAAACCGTGTGTTAAGTGGTAACGGTGGCTATTTGTTTGATTTCTTTGGTGACAAG GTAATATCATACTTCATGATTTCGGGTTCAGCTGCTGGATTTGGTTTGACAGTAGAGTTGGGAAGAGGTGTACCCTCGAACTCGTTTACTGACAAGGCAAACGCTTCTGCAAGCCTTCTTCTGATTGGATTTGTGTTCACTGCCATAGCATCAACTTTCACTTCCTTTGCTTTGCCAAAGAAACCTAATTGA